The following nucleotide sequence is from Coffea eugenioides isolate CCC68of chromosome 10, Ceug_1.0, whole genome shotgun sequence.
AGAAGATGTAAAATCCAGATAGGAGTATTTGTCTTTGTAAACTGGGACAAAGCAAGACAGGTTCAAATTTGcttttctgctgcaaattttcctttccttcaTGACATGGAAAGGTGTCATAGTTCCAACCCAAACTTTCACCCAGATATTTAGAAGATGTTAACTCCAGATAGGAGGAAAAGATTGTACTTTTCCTTATAAGCTGGAACTGTGTTGTGTGATAGAAGCAATATATGAAGTGGGAAAGAAAATATTACTGTGGTCAATAGTACAATTCAACCTTTCTCTACGCTTGTTTTTGTGAATTTGCAGCAGTACCTCTTGGGTATCTCTTGAACTTTATCAGTTATATGTATATCCTTGTATCCTCGCCCTGTCAAATTTCAAATGGATAGCTTAGCTCTTGGGCCTTTGACCTTTCTTTCAACCTTTCTGATGCTTTAACGTGGTTTCCATTTCCTTAATGATAAAATAGTTAGTTGTACGTGATTTCTTTTGAGGAATGAATCTTGTGATGAGTTTCCATTTCAGCTTGTTGTTCCTGTACTgttttaccaaaatttcacTAAAGAACCTTCTTAGACATTGTATACTAGATGTGATGTGTTTCAGACAATTGTTTTACTAGTGTTATGTTCGTCTTAGTAGAGAAGTGCATATCTCAATAAACTTTTATCAGGATATGTATTGAAAAAGGAAACCCGCTGATGTTTAAGCTGGTTTTGACATGCCAAGAGAGAGGAAATGTGGATAATTGCCCCAGAGAATGGCTTAGAGATGTGTTTTAGATTTACcatgttgaaaattttttgtcCAGCTgctgaaaaaaagaagaaatttacTCTCTGCAACGAAGGGGCCTCCTaaataatattatattttggtTCTTAAGTTTGCTTGTCCTATGGATGTTACATATATTACATATACATGCAGGAAGCAGCCCAAGGTTAGATTACACTATGTTGTTAAGATTCAGGTTGCCTTCTTGTCTGTTGATTTATTAATTCTGTTACGTACAAGTCTGTCGGAGAATTTTTTAAATGTTCTAACTAGTCAAAATAGTACTGAGCAGTTGGTtttcattgaatgaaattgagctTTAATATATGCAGGCACTTATTGTCTCCTAGATGAATTTTGCCCCAGGATGGTAAGAAATTGGCAACATACGCTGATTTTGCAGGCCTTGGATTTGAGTTTTGGATTGGTGTAGGCATGGAACTGCTTCCGCCGAAACAAGGATGTTATGAGAAGACAGGCAGTGAGATGTGACCCTGAGGGGAGTGAAATGCTTGacttcttttcttctccttcatcAATGGTCAATCTTTTGGTTAGAAGAGCTGAAAACTGCTAATTAATCTTGATCTGCGAGGCAATCCAATGAGCTAAtcgattttattttattttttaaaaatttattaggGAGATTGGCAGGAGTTTTGACTAGTTGTTAATTGTATCATATATACTTTTCTCTTATTACATTATCCGGTTTTGTGCTGTTTTCTACATCGAGTCTGGTTTGCACGATCATATTTTGTACTTTCAAAGACAAAATCTTTTTATAATTGGATTTAATGAATGTAGGTCAACCGATGAGCCCAACTCGGTAAAATGAGCCAAGAATCTGCAGTTCGATTCATTCGTTTTACAAGAAGTGGGAAAAAAGAAGACACGTTTTTAGCACAAAGATAGCTCTTGATTAAGTGGTAGAAGATTAAATTCTCACAACAGAATTATTGGAAGTTGTTTGCACTAACTTCCGTCCTAAACCAGAGGACGTTAATGAACCGAGAAAGGACTAAAGCAAAGTTGGATTAAGAGAAACTTGTCTACCCTCTTCCCGTGTCATCGTGCTCTAGGAGAATGAGAAGCTGTTACAAAGTATTCAAAACTACCAACTCACACGATCTAGATTTTAGAACCATGGGACATATGCAATCAAGAGGTTTCTTTAGTATGAAGATAGCATAGCCGACTTGATTCCGCAACAGGAATGATTCCAAATTCATTTTTCCTTATTTGACTACGTTTTCTTGATACGCATTTGTAACCTGTGCCAGCACTAAGAGAACTAACCATCTGATTTCTGACAGACGAGATACATGAGCCATGGCTGCAAATGCTACCCTTTGAAAAAAAATCCAACAATTGATTCCTGCAAACAGTGATGACCTGTCAAGTGCATTTACGCATCCCCCCCTGCAGTGCAGTGGCTTTCCTAGGACTAACCGACTAAGGCATGCATGCTAAGCCAGTCCTCAAGTCATTGCAATAAAACAACAGCACCATAGCAAATGATCTAAGCTTCCATTTGCCGTTTAACAAGAAGCACAACACAATTAATCTCCGTAGAACTTAAATCTATCTTTAGTGTTTagtcttcttcttcatcttcttcttcgtcTTCATTTTCATAGCATTTAGTCATTTTTAATTAGAGGCCGacaataaaatataaaatgcgTAGGAACATACTTCTTTACCCAAACTAGTACCAGATACCAAAGTAAAGGGGTACAATGATCACTAAATTTATCTGCCAGTAAATTTGCAGAATACACACTAGTTGAGGATATAGTCCAGAGAACGTGGACGCAAGAAAAGAGCAGAAGATGAAAGTGTCGAAGACAGTTTGAAGCAGCCAAATGAAGATATATAATGGACATCCCAAGATTATAGAAACCAGTAATCAATGAAGATCTGAAGATGGATTTCAGCTTATTCACACGTTTTAGTTGTTCTATCTATGCTAGTCACTTTGAAACTTTCAGTTTTTCCTGATACAGCTTGAAAGAGTTCAGAAGCTTCCTCCTTATGGCAGCGCAGCAAAAATCTTCAAGGAACAATTTTTCCAGAAGTTCCAGCATCTTTGCTAAAAGAACCTCACTAAACACCTTGGGATAATTCTCTTCTTCAAGCTAAAAGAAATAATCTGCAGCTTTTTCACTGAAACGGAAGGATCAAATCCCATCTTTTGCACCAGAAGATCCATAACTGCTTTGATCTTCATTTCTGATTTCAAGTGGATAAGTCATTAAAGCTGCCAGCCCTTCTTCCTCAGACCAACCGCTCCATCTTGTGTTTCCATGTTCTTGTTGCTGGTGATGCCATCAAATAAACTCCCTCAAGAAATGTTCTCTTTTGAGGATTAAAACCTATTCTCTTGATTCTCTccacaattttttttgaatctCTTGGGACATAATATTCAATCACACCACTATCATCCAAATGTTTCGTGCCAGAATAATGTTCAAATTTATCCTAAAACCTCAGGGCATTGCTTAATTGCTAATAGAATATTCATCGGAATGAACCAAATTCTTAAGGATGTTATGAGCTGGTAGGATACATTGTTACAAACTACTATGTGGTAGTGTCAGCTATCTACAGGCCAACTTGAAATTGTCAAAGCTTGAGAATCCCATAGATGCAAACTGGGGTAAAAAGTAATTGCAGGGTTGGTTAAGAGAATTTCTCGGTATGTCCTTACAGGGTTTGAGATCTCAGCATCACTAATTTCATGATTCTTTAAAAATGCAAGTATTGCATCTGCATCTTTGAGAATTCCAAATTTGAGATGCTTTGAGGTGAAAAGGACTCTTTCTGGCGAGAGCCCACATGACTTTATCAAGTAAGAAGCTACCATTGAGGGGTTATTCGGAGTATTCTTTAAACATGATGATGAAAATGACCAGTGGatttcaaaaaattgcagcagTGATTAATCTTGCGAGCAGAGCAGTTTCTTGCTTAATTCAATGCTTTATTGCACAAAAAACCAAACATAGCTAACAAAAGATGTTGTATTCAccaaagataaaattcaagaaaaattctGACCTGAATCTCCATCCAAAATAGAACATTCGTCTGAGTTCTCAACAACCTTTGTTCACAGAAGAACTAAAACCCTGCTTCTGTGACCCCTTCTTGTCGGCATAGCCGATAAGAGTGTGGTTTGTTTTATAACGAATCTCTTACCTAGTGCCTTTATAGCACTTACAGTGTTAGTATCAGGGTGCTAGTCTGTTCTGTTTGATTATTTACCCAATTATAGATTCTGAATCTATGTGATTTTGGACAATCAATTTTGTGTGATATTCTAGTTTGCTCTTGCATTTAGAATTTAGATTTttaatagttaaaaaaaaaataaaatataggtTCTACCAAACATCAGCTCTAGCTGATAATTATTCCCTATATTTACTTCCTATAATGGTTTAGAATGATTTTGCGCAGCTAGCACAAATAAATATATAGTTCACGTATTATTTTGACATTCTTGTTTACTTTTTCAAGTCAGTTTTCATTGTTCAATCAATACCTCAAAAAGACTTAAATCCTAAAAGCGTCTCATACTGTCATGCAGTATATTAGTCTTAAATTATAGCAAACAGATCCAAAAACAGAAAGCAAACAATTACTGCCATCCTCTTTTATCAACCACAGGCTCGGTATGTGTACTATTAAGTGTTTTTTGCATCATAAACAGGAAAATTAGAACTTTACCAATTATGGTCACAAAGGACAGTGGAACAAGAAGAGATGTACTCTAAAAAAGATTTCATTACAGCATTCTTCGTGAGGATAAGTTTGTGCATTAACTATGGGCTTGGGTTCCATCTGCATTTAACTGATTTCTGCTGTACTGgtatttcattttcattatgCAAGATTTTTCCACTCTTTTTACTTGTATATGCATCATATCATAAGCTCCTCACAACTATTTTGGTATGCTCTTCATACAAAAATGTAGGTCCTTCTCATGGTTCCAGAAATAAGTGATGCAGGACTAACCAAATATTCGGGCAATAATCGTCTTAACTTTCTCAACAGAGCAAATGATATCCTTTTAGAAGCTGAAAAGAGATATTTCTGCTAATATAAATATTGATGTTTGATCAATGAATCAGAAATTCCTATTTTGCGTGATCATACGTATATAAGAAAACTGTTTTAATAGAAGCATCTGCTTGGCACAACATAGGAGAGACAGGACAGATTCAAGACAGCTGCAAAATATCCAAGTCTTCAGTTTGCTTATTTGACATATTAGTACAATCCCTTCTAAGCAAACCAGAAAGCCAAAGACTAATATATGACGATAAAAAACAGAAGCCGAGATATCTTGTTCATACGCATAAGGGGTGAAATGAACTATCAAGAAGAACCTATAATGGATCATAGCAGACATCAAAAACACCTCAAAATTTGGATCAGTTGCAAAAAAGCAAATAGATGAAATTGACCACGTGTGACTAGAAACTGTTGAAAGAGGTCACACGTACAGTCAGCATGACAAGtttaagaatcaaccaatgaCTAAAGATGATTAATCATGTTACCTCTCTTGCCCAGTCTACTTGCACGCTTTACGCCAGTCAATttggaattttcagtttttcctGATATAAGTTCAACAGCTCAGGAGCTCCCTCTTTGTGGGGTATGATAAACCTCTTAAGAAATTGATTTTCTGGGCATTCCAGCAACAGTTGCAGGCTAAAGTTCTTGTCTACCAAACCTTTTGAGAGCAGAACTTGAACAACTGAACACCTGGGAATAAGTGTCTTCCTCAAGCTGACAGAAATGAGATGTGGTCTATTTGCAAAAATTGAAGGATTGAATCCCATTTCTCGTACCAAAAAGTCCATTGCTCCTAAGATCTTACTTTCTGATGCCAACATACAACGCGGAAACTTCCTGAAAGCTACCAGCACCTCTTCCTCAGTCCAACCACATTTCTTATAGACCTCAACTTTGCGTTTCCAAGTTGAAGAAGCTGTTCTCCCTATCACATTAACTCCCTGAACAAAGCTTTGTCTTTGAGGATTAAAACCCATTTTCTTAACTCTCTCTACAATTTCCTTGAATCTGTCAGGACTACTGCCTAATACACGCGGTGCACATTTTAAACAAAACAGAATATGAGATTTGCCCACACCAATGTCTCGCAGAATCTGAATATTAGGTGCCACAGTATTCTCTATGTCAAGCTGTAGAACCTCTGGGTATTGCTTAACAGCAACCACAACATCTTCACTGGAATGGAGCAGGTTTTTGAGGAAATTATAAACTGGGATTAGACGATTTCTCAAGCTTCTATGAAGTATTCTCGGCGATGCACATACCAACTTGGGAATGTCAAAGCTTGAGAACCCAACAGATTGCAAAAATTCCAACTTGGGCAAAATGGTCTTGTCAGGGTTGGCTGAGAGAATTTGTGGGCGGCCATAAATAAGAGTTGAGATTTGAACATCAGTAAAATGGTGCTTCTTGAAAAATGCAACTACTGAGTCTGCATTTTCTGGGGCTTTGAAGTTAACATATTTTGAGGCCGAAATGGCTCTTTCTGGAGACAGCCCACAAGAGTTAATCAAGTAAGAAACTACTGTTGACCGCTTTTCTGAAGTTTTTACGATGGAAGATGATGAAAATGGCTGGTGGGTTTGAAGAAAATGCAGTTCTTGTTTATGGGCTCGTATTAAACTTGAAACGGCATCAATTGAGCAATTTCTTGCATAAGCCAATATTCTACAATAGCATACAAAATTGAACATAGTTAAGAAAATACCAACAAGATGAAAATGATTTCGGAAGGCTCACCTCAAGAAACATATATATCCCTGAGAAGTATTTCGTCAATTCCAATCCAGCAGAGAACCTTCGTTCAAATACTCAACTCATCAATCCTAAGCCAACAAGTAAAAACCCTGCTTCTGCTTTGACGTGTAACTTTGCCCAAATCCTGCAAATGGGTGGTTTGGCGGGTCTGGAGGTGGTCGGTTCGTGACGCAGAATTCCAACCGGGTTGAGTCGCAGTTCTAATTCCGGTTTGGTTCGAACcataaccaaaaaaataaaaaataaaaaaagtcaTGGGGCCCGGCAAGTGCCAATTACTACTATATTTGCTCCTATTGCATTCATTTACTTAACATAATTCATTGAGTACcctaaaatttttaatattagTTGCAATATTCTTTATATTGCAGGGTACTCTTTGATATTAATTCTTTAATAGTAAGGATAATGTTATTTACACTCCTCTTATATTATTTACACTCTCACTAACTCATTTTTATCTTGATGAAACCATGTTACTCCTACcctaatttcttttcctatccTATCTTGTGTTCATATGCAAGAAAGTTGGACACAATTGTCGTATGTGTTcaaaaggttaaaaaaatttaacttttgcttCTCCTTTTCTAAATCTTTGTAAttgtttttttaaatatttttcatattcttatttcaatttcaattttgcaGATTTTTGATGAGCACAATTGAGGTTCCATTGCATCATTTGGATACTAGATGCTGTTATGTTTTAGTTGAAATATATTAGAAAGTTTCACTCCCTCTATGATGGCTATATGAGTTATTCTTAGTAGACTTTTTGAAGTATTAGTGTTCTATTTATGAGATATTGTAGTTACACTCAATTTCTGGTCATCTTGGacgcaagggatttttttttatatttatttttttgatttgaaGTTTGGAGTCTGTTCATATTACATTGTTAGATTGATCTTTGGCAGCatataattttgtgaagttttgtagaaaaatacatAATACATATTAGTGACAATTTTAAATTAGTCATTTTAATGTGTAATGGAATAATTAATTGGCTTTAGAATGTAAGAGAAAATCTAGTAAAATTAACTCATAGACAAGGAGATGAAATTAGGGAGGGGGTAATATGGTcttatcaaaataaaaataaaatactgAGAGCGCAAATAACATATGGaaagtgcaaataacattaccCTAATAATAATTCAAAGAGTACCTTGCAATATTCTTTAATATTAATTGCAGGGTACTCTTTGATAGGATTTATACCATCATTTTTCCTCATTGGTTAATAAtgacatgaaaattttatttttcttctaattttattttctttggtttCTTCTTGTATCTCATCAGGGGGCGTGCAATATTTTACATCATTGTCCAATCATAAACACATATATGTAAGCTATGTGTAAGTTGTAGACTCTTAGTTAGCgataaaatgcaaaaatgatgAAA
It contains:
- the LOC113748653 gene encoding transcription termination factor MTERF4, chloroplastic-like, with protein sequence MFNFVCYCRILAYARNCSIDAVSSLIRAHKQELHFLQTHQPFSSSSIVKTSEKRSTVVSYLINSCGLSPERAISASKYVNFKAPENADSVVAFFKKHHFTDVQISTLIYGRPQILSANPDKTILPKLEFLQSVGFSSFDIPKLVCASPRILHRSLRNRLIPVYNFLKNLLHSSEDVVVAVKQYPEVLQLDIENTVAPNIQILRDIGVGKSHILFCLKCAPRVLGSSPDRFKEIVERVKKMGFNPQRQSFVQGVNVIGRTASSTWKRKVEVYKKCGWTEEEVLVAFRKFPRCMLASESKILGAMDFLVREMGFNPSIFANRPHLISVSLRKTLIPRCSVVQVLLSKGLVDKNFSLQLLLECPENQFLKRFIIPHKEGAPELLNLYQEKLKIPN